From Pseudomonadota bacterium, one genomic window encodes:
- a CDS encoding flagellar biosynthesis repressor FlbT, protein MALKIYLKPQERVIIDGAVITNGNTKCELIVENNVPLLRERDILREKDAVTPCKRIYFMIQLMYIDKNDLAGKHETYRALVKDVTEAAPSTAVVLGQISGHILNGAYYPALKLAKKLIRYEEEAMEHARGRA, encoded by the coding sequence ATGGCGCTGAAAATATATTTAAAACCGCAGGAACGTGTAATTATCGATGGAGCAGTCATAACAAACGGTAATACAAAGTGTGAATTGATTGTTGAAAACAATGTACCGCTTTTACGTGAAAGGGACATACTCCGCGAGAAGGATGCGGTAACCCCTTGTAAGCGGATATACTTTATGATCCAGCTTATGTATATCGACAAAAACGATCTTGCCGGGAAACACGAAACTTACCGGGCACTGGTAAAGGATGTCACAGAAGCAGCGCCGAGCACGGCAGTAGTGCTCGGGCAGATAAGCGGGCATATTTTAAACGGTGCATACTATCCGGCGCTCAAATTGGCAAAGAAGTTAATCAGGTACGAAGAGGAGGCCATGGAACATGCCAGGGGCAGGGCTTAA
- the flaF gene encoding flagellar biosynthesis regulator FlaF — protein sequence MPGAGLNAYKETQKATLSGRDLEASVLTKAALLLKSCQEQWNGGGHFKRFDEALTFNQKIWTIFQDELARKDNPMPAQLRADILKLSLIIDKRIIEVMSNPSPEKLDLIININLNIAAGLRGSPA from the coding sequence ATGCCAGGGGCAGGGCTTAACGCTTACAAAGAAACACAGAAGGCAACCCTGTCGGGCCGGGATCTGGAGGCATCGGTCCTCACGAAGGCAGCCCTCCTGCTCAAGTCATGCCAGGAGCAGTGGAACGGAGGAGGCCATTTTAAAAGGTTCGATGAGGCCCTGACATTCAACCAGAAGATCTGGACCATTTTCCAGGATGAGCTTGCAAGAAAAGATAACCCCATGCCGGCACAATTAAGGGCAGATATTTTGAAGCTTAGTCTTATCATTGATAAACGGATTATTGAAGTGATGAGTAACCCGTCACCTGAGAAACTTGATCTTATCATCAATATTAATCTCAATATTGCCGCAGGTCTTCGAGGCTCGCCGGCATAG
- a CDS encoding glycosyltransferase, whose translation MDINIVYAHLRADDTQSLRRGSVTVIWSAKPIIGCDIYVYWDAFSYTGIIPGFSVLLLGEPIIVLPGQFHEAVWKEFDHIVTYYEALASEEKNISYILTPRLGWAHYPAAIENKDEREVVYPLRDRQQAICMIAGYKQSAVEGELYSKRLEIARWFGEHSQLAFDVYGYPPFPLPNYRGALMDGSSFTKESKYRTLAKYKFAVAFENINHPEYSRGYVSEKMLDCFETRTVPIYLGCTNIEDYIPSSCFIDMRSFSTYQDLSNYLMLMSESEYLQYIANIDTWVEAGNLSKYSCQGLYDHIVEIFARRTHCPVPSDYIKAKEWISLPVAEAREKLGMETQALSRWTWADMATKCVEATPLLSIMIISYNGIDHIKACVESIKRNTPESHEIVVVDNAKNDGSLDYVKTVPGTVVIANPTNIGYSPARAQAMSLVRGKYIASLDDDAIVTKGWASKFIKHAENHPEVGIIGPRSNYVSGPQIVNNASYHNIVELETFAEAWSSQNHDHVTQTIRLIGFCMFISRKVIDKIGCIDPNFGKLFGFDDDDYSLRTQVAGFKLLIADDIFIHHTGGPQGRGDNQYNELMLGAWEMFKEKWGIKKDLPYGSPYDIAEILSRKFDKSKHYSPLYERSILEKYVPRSILSHDDNRELSLAKLAAVPLTASEITVLGAIEPIGGWFTTAEVLSLHRLIKLLPNSAKILEIGSYRGRSTNAIGYAMRDTGMELYCLDVWRDFMEQGIRQLDATADLLPHSDFAIFEDFLRNVEQFGDKIRILRGSTAQFAGILPELFFDLIFVDGAHDYENVRRDITAALKCIKPGGIICGHDYHTGGVDVIRAVHELIFSGTPPVEHGVIGGTSIWFARYERREPVRPAQVVTNKIDNDCRDANVATKKGQLATNHEQIKTKKIKTTMVPGLTSIIIPVSEFNDNTRRCLESIRAHVTEPHEIILATIGSLKTPAWLNKFIAINTHCKIIGTAKNANYAASCNMALEKATGQYVLILDGNTVMLKGSLKKMRECMDARPEYGITVPMSNRAIGIQQIPKTQQMSFKDFEEYARAFGDRNRHRYIVTSEIDCIYALTKRELIDTIGLFNEQIEAPYFVINDFRMRALVEGQQAVIAGNSCMYLGRGDIRRKGSNEVFHEQWDIFNPHSATGKKLSPFVAMKNARDFNSKGLLDESVQAIMEGIKYAPEEEELYYCLAEILLEEKQYEESIEAIRSLPEAGRSKARALEILGYCSYYTGRMEEAENYADRVLSFSNDSARALNLKGLMALKREDRKKAEVLFRQAIAADPCFAGSYVNMGTIKWHNNEHREALDLIEKGFILSPETGDFSTTYNSAIASLNEFSRAERVFMEACGLFPENKRLSFLFIGILLQQEKYTEAMEEIENALVTFGIDDEILSAALSVRENIGSLIINASSRKTGTLSVCMIARNEEKYIARCLVSLIPVADEIIVVDTGSTDRTKDIARVFGAKVYDLPWTDDFSTSRNHSLSFAKGQWILVHDADEVISSRDYDKLKDIIGQKTPQLVAYTLTTRNYTNNSSVEGWNQNSGEYPDEEEAAGWHPSIKTRLFRNDSRIRFQNQVHEFVEPSLAQAGIEIRHCTIPIHHYGKLDQERSSSRAEMYFELGRKKMMSFQDTKALRELAIQAGELGKYTAAIGLWEMYIKFKPDDHTAYFNMTTLYLETGEFEKALAAARIARDINPQSKEALLGFATSSICWGDIMEATDVLENLHKKEPGYLTAIGALAAAYCIGEKTGKGIALLKEMQAKRYDCSIALHSLSKKLIKAERSEYAKLLLKSVVASGYNTLKDSVVLLEELNAQTENVI comes from the coding sequence ATGGATATTAATATCGTCTATGCACATTTGAGAGCTGATGACACCCAGTCTCTTCGCCGCGGTTCTGTGACGGTAATATGGTCGGCGAAACCAATTATTGGGTGCGATATCTACGTTTATTGGGACGCCTTTAGTTATACCGGCATAATTCCAGGTTTTAGCGTGCTTCTTTTAGGGGAACCCATCATTGTGTTACCTGGACAGTTTCATGAGGCCGTGTGGAAGGAGTTCGACCACATAGTAACCTATTATGAAGCACTCGCGTCTGAAGAGAAAAACATTTCTTACATCCTCACCCCCCGGTTGGGTTGGGCTCATTATCCGGCTGCCATCGAAAACAAGGATGAACGGGAGGTCGTATATCCATTGCGGGATAGGCAGCAAGCGATCTGTATGATTGCAGGGTATAAACAGTCGGCGGTTGAAGGAGAGCTTTATTCCAAGCGGTTGGAAATTGCACGCTGGTTTGGTGAACACTCTCAGCTTGCGTTCGATGTGTATGGATATCCTCCATTTCCCTTGCCCAACTATCGCGGAGCACTGATGGATGGATCAAGTTTTACCAAAGAATCAAAATATCGGACATTGGCAAAGTATAAATTTGCAGTTGCATTCGAAAATATTAATCATCCAGAATATTCGCGCGGGTATGTTTCTGAAAAAATGCTCGATTGCTTTGAGACCAGAACCGTACCTATCTATCTCGGTTGCACAAATATCGAAGACTACATTCCTTCTTCGTGTTTTATTGATATGCGATCGTTCTCGACTTACCAAGACCTTAGCAATTATTTAATGTTGATGAGTGAATCGGAGTATCTTCAATACATTGCAAACATAGATACATGGGTAGAAGCGGGAAACCTCAGCAAGTACTCTTGCCAGGGGCTTTATGATCATATAGTGGAAATCTTTGCACGACGCACACATTGCCCTGTACCCTCAGACTATATTAAAGCAAAGGAATGGATTTCTCTTCCCGTTGCCGAGGCCCGCGAAAAGCTTGGGATGGAAACACAAGCGCTTTCACGATGGACATGGGCTGACATGGCAACAAAATGTGTTGAGGCAACCCCGCTGTTATCCATTATGATCATCAGTTACAACGGGATCGATCATATTAAGGCCTGTGTAGAATCCATTAAAAGGAATACTCCCGAAAGTCACGAAATTGTGGTTGTCGATAATGCAAAAAATGATGGATCCTTGGATTATGTTAAAACGGTTCCCGGTACTGTCGTAATAGCAAACCCCACGAATATAGGCTACTCGCCTGCCCGGGCACAAGCGATGTCGCTGGTAAGGGGGAAATATATTGCTTCCTTGGACGATGATGCGATAGTCACAAAAGGCTGGGCGAGTAAATTTATAAAGCACGCGGAAAATCATCCTGAGGTGGGGATTATCGGGCCGAGATCGAATTATGTTTCCGGGCCTCAGATCGTTAACAATGCTTCTTACCATAATATCGTCGAATTGGAGACATTTGCCGAAGCGTGGTCCAGTCAGAATCATGACCACGTGACACAAACAATTCGCCTGATCGGTTTTTGTATGTTCATCTCCAGAAAAGTGATCGATAAAATTGGTTGCATAGACCCCAATTTTGGCAAGCTGTTTGGATTTGATGATGATGATTATTCACTCCGCACCCAGGTTGCGGGATTTAAGCTTTTGATTGCAGATGATATCTTTATTCATCATACCGGCGGCCCTCAGGGAAGAGGAGATAATCAATATAACGAATTAATGTTGGGTGCATGGGAGATGTTTAAGGAAAAGTGGGGTATTAAGAAAGATCTCCCCTACGGTTCTCCTTATGACATTGCAGAAATATTATCCCGGAAATTCGATAAGAGCAAACACTATTCGCCTCTGTATGAACGTTCAATCTTAGAAAAATATGTGCCCAGGTCTATATTGTCCCATGACGACAACCGCGAGTTATCACTTGCCAAACTGGCCGCAGTACCGCTCACTGCATCTGAGATCACGGTTCTCGGCGCCATCGAGCCCATCGGCGGCTGGTTCACAACGGCGGAAGTCCTCTCGCTCCATCGGCTGATCAAACTGTTGCCGAACTCGGCAAAGATTCTGGAAATCGGGTCGTATCGGGGGAGGTCGACCAACGCCATCGGCTACGCCATGCGCGATACCGGCATGGAGCTTTATTGCCTCGATGTCTGGCGGGATTTTATGGAGCAGGGTATCCGGCAACTGGATGCCACTGCAGACCTTCTGCCACACAGCGATTTCGCAATATTCGAAGACTTTCTGCGCAATGTGGAGCAATTTGGCGATAAAATCAGGATTCTGCGAGGCTCGACGGCACAGTTTGCCGGCATCCTGCCTGAGCTATTTTTCGATCTAATCTTTGTCGACGGAGCCCATGATTACGAGAATGTCCGGCGCGACATTACCGCTGCGCTAAAATGTATCAAGCCTGGCGGCATCATCTGCGGGCATGACTATCACACCGGTGGGGTGGACGTGATCCGGGCGGTCCACGAGTTGATATTTTCAGGCACGCCCCCGGTTGAGCATGGGGTAATCGGAGGTACCAGCATTTGGTTTGCCCGCTATGAGAGGCGGGAACCTGTCCGTCCAGCTCAGGTCGTGACCAACAAAATCGACAATGACTGCAGGGATGCCAATGTAGCGACGAAAAAAGGACAACTCGCTACGAATCATGAGCAGATCAAAACCAAAAAGATCAAAACCACAATGGTTCCAGGGCTGACATCAATAATCATCCCGGTATCTGAATTCAACGATAATACAAGGCGATGCCTTGAGTCAATCCGTGCTCATGTTACTGAACCACATGAAATTATCCTCGCCACAATCGGTTCGTTAAAAACGCCTGCGTGGCTGAACAAATTTATTGCCATAAATACTCATTGCAAGATAATAGGCACTGCAAAAAACGCCAACTATGCCGCCAGTTGCAACATGGCATTGGAAAAAGCCACCGGGCAATATGTCCTGATTCTCGACGGAAACACGGTCATGCTTAAAGGGTCCCTTAAGAAAATGCGTGAGTGCATGGATGCACGCCCGGAGTACGGGATAACCGTCCCCATGTCAAATCGTGCAATCGGCATCCAGCAGATTCCCAAGACTCAGCAAATGTCTTTCAAGGATTTTGAGGAATACGCGAGGGCTTTTGGCGACCGCAACCGGCATCGTTATATCGTAACCTCTGAAATTGACTGTATATATGCGCTTACCAAAAGAGAGCTAATTGATACCATTGGTCTTTTCAACGAACAAATAGAAGCCCCCTATTTTGTAATCAACGATTTTCGTATGCGGGCGCTTGTTGAAGGACAGCAGGCTGTGATTGCAGGCAATAGCTGCATGTATCTTGGCCGGGGCGATATAAGAAGGAAAGGGTCAAATGAAGTCTTTCATGAACAATGGGATATATTTAACCCTCATAGCGCAACAGGGAAAAAACTTTCACCTTTTGTCGCCATGAAAAACGCCCGTGATTTTAACAGCAAGGGCCTCCTCGATGAATCGGTGCAGGCCATTATGGAAGGGATAAAATACGCACCTGAAGAGGAGGAACTTTATTATTGTCTTGCTGAAATCTTGTTAGAGGAAAAACAATACGAAGAATCTATAGAAGCTATACGGTCGTTGCCGGAAGCAGGAAGGAGCAAGGCAAGGGCATTGGAGATACTCGGGTATTGTAGTTACTATACAGGCCGCATGGAAGAAGCTGAAAACTATGCTGATCGTGTACTTTCCTTTTCAAATGATTCAGCGAGGGCTCTTAATCTCAAGGGTTTAATGGCGCTTAAACGGGAAGATCGAAAGAAAGCCGAAGTTTTGTTTCGACAGGCAATAGCTGCGGATCCTTGTTTCGCAGGCTCCTATGTGAATATGGGAACAATAAAATGGCACAACAACGAACACAGGGAAGCATTGGACCTCATTGAAAAGGGCTTTATTCTTTCACCGGAAACCGGGGACTTCTCAACAACATACAATTCCGCCATCGCCTCTTTAAATGAGTTTTCAAGGGCGGAAAGGGTATTTATGGAAGCCTGTGGGCTCTTTCCTGAGAATAAAAGACTCTCGTTTCTTTTCATCGGTATTCTTTTGCAGCAGGAAAAATACACTGAGGCAATGGAAGAAATAGAAAATGCACTGGTAACCTTTGGTATTGATGATGAAATACTCTCTGCTGCACTCTCCGTGCGAGAAAACATCGGTTCTCTCATCATTAACGCTTCGAGCAGGAAAACCGGTACTCTTTCGGTGTGCATGATCGCAAGAAACGAAGAAAAGTACATAGCGCGCTGCCTTGTAAGCCTCATACCCGTCGCTGATGAGATCATCGTCGTTGATACGGGATCCACAGACAGAACAAAGGACATCGCGAGGGTTTTCGGGGCAAAGGTCTATGATCTTCCGTGGACTGATGATTTTTCCACATCAAGGAATCATTCATTATCATTTGCAAAGGGTCAATGGATCCTCGTCCATGACGCGGACGAAGTCATATCATCCCGTGATTACGATAAACTGAAGGATATTATCGGGCAGAAAACACCCCAACTCGTAGCGTATACACTAACGACCAGAAACTATACGAATAACTCGTCCGTTGAAGGCTGGAACCAGAACAGCGGTGAGTACCCTGACGAAGAAGAGGCTGCCGGCTGGCACCCCTCGATAAAAACCAGACTATTTCGCAATGATAGCAGAATACGATTCCAGAATCAGGTCCACGAATTCGTGGAGCCTTCATTAGCACAAGCCGGGATTGAAATCAGACACTGCACCATCCCCATACACCATTACGGTAAGCTTGATCAGGAAAGATCTTCGTCAAGGGCCGAGATGTACTTTGAATTGGGCAGAAAAAAGATGATGTCTTTTCAGGATACAAAGGCGCTACGGGAGCTTGCCATACAGGCAGGTGAGCTCGGAAAATATACGGCAGCCATTGGACTCTGGGAGATGTATATCAAGTTTAAACCTGATGACCATACTGCATATTTTAATATGACAACCCTTTATCTTGAGACAGGAGAATTCGAAAAGGCCCTTGCTGCGGCAAGGATTGCGAGGGACATAAATCCACAGTCAAAAGAGGCCCTGCTCGGTTTTGCGACATCCTCCATCTGTTGGGGAGATATTATGGAAGCAACTGACGTCCTGGAGAATCTACACAAAAAAGAACCCGGGTATCTGACGGCCATAGGGGCATTGGCTGCTGCATACTGCATTGGCGAAAAAACAGGTAAGGGCATTGCGCTGCTCAAAGAGATGCAGGCAAAGCGGTATGACTGCAGCATTGCACTCCATTCCCTTTCTAAAAAACTGATTAAGGCAGAGAGGAGCGAATATGCAAAACTCCTCCTGAAAAGCGTGGTTGCCTCCGGGTACAACACACTCAAGGATTCCGTTGTTCTTTTAGAGGAGCTGAATGCTCAAACTGAAAACGTGATATAG
- a CDS encoding NAD(P)-dependent oxidoreductase, producing the protein MKQSRILVTGGAGYKGIVLVTKLLERGHKVTILDNFMFGYGSILHIVSHPNLTIMPMDIRNLNHEAVKGYDTIYHLAGISGMPACAANPNSAEMINIDASRRLVTLLSDEQLLIYASTTSFYGASGTECDENTPVQPVSIYGRTKYEAERSIMQRKNSIALRFATVFGLSPKMRDDLMVNDFCYKAVHDRSVVLFAAQSKRTFVHIEDAINGYLFALDHADKMKGQVFNVGDEQLNFSKADIAKAINQYIAHEIIDSSLPDIDVRNFLVSFKKIRDLGFKAQKTLDEGIRELVKLYKFYTIYSPYRVI; encoded by the coding sequence ATGAAACAATCACGCATACTTGTGACGGGCGGGGCAGGCTACAAAGGCATCGTACTTGTTACGAAGCTCTTGGAGCGTGGCCATAAGGTAACTATCCTTGATAATTTTATGTTCGGTTATGGCTCCATTTTGCATATTGTTTCTCATCCGAACCTAACGATTATGCCGATGGATATTCGAAATCTCAATCATGAGGCTGTCAAAGGGTACGATACGATCTATCATTTGGCTGGAATTAGTGGTATGCCTGCTTGTGCTGCCAACCCCAATTCTGCCGAGATGATTAACATTGATGCCTCGCGTCGCTTGGTAACATTGCTGTCTGATGAGCAGCTTCTAATATATGCCTCTACCACCTCATTTTATGGCGCTTCAGGGACAGAATGTGATGAAAATACTCCGGTGCAGCCAGTGAGCATTTATGGTCGTACGAAATATGAAGCAGAACGTAGCATCATGCAGAGAAAAAATTCAATTGCGCTTCGATTTGCGACTGTTTTTGGCCTTAGCCCCAAAATGCGGGACGACTTGATGGTCAATGACTTTTGCTACAAAGCAGTACATGATCGGTCTGTGGTGCTCTTTGCTGCACAATCAAAAAGAACTTTTGTGCATATCGAGGATGCAATCAACGGATATCTCTTTGCGTTGGATCATGCAGACAAAATGAAAGGGCAAGTTTTCAATGTAGGCGACGAACAATTGAACTTTTCCAAAGCGGACATTGCAAAAGCAATAAATCAATATATTGCTCATGAGATTATAGACTCTTCATTACCGGATATTGATGTACGCAATTTTCTCGTTTCATTCAAGAAAATCCGCGATCTCGGCTTTAAGGCTCAAAAAACACTTGACGAAGGGATTCGTGAATTAGTGAAGTTGTATAAATTCTATACGATCTATTCACCGTATCGAGTTATTTAA
- a CDS encoding crotonobetainyl-CoA--carnitine CoA-transferase, translated as MKTKTTVSHNTITFGENKDVDNRKELNTLLRSCPIPEKEFLSNLGLFLTPQTLSRILFMDFLYRRALEVQGILVEFGCRWGQNLVLWTSFRGIYEPFNRLRKVVGFDTFEGFLPASEADGKHPAVVPHNYGVTPNYANYLDTVLIQQEMESPLSYMKKFELVKGDVRATVPDYFVQNPESIISLAYFDMDLYEPTLSCLHAIRDRITRGTVLGFDELNEHAFPGETLAVKEVLGLRNYAIKRYPNYVRGSYIIID; from the coding sequence ATGAAAACGAAAACGACAGTAAGTCACAACACAATAACATTCGGCGAGAACAAAGATGTGGACAACCGCAAAGAGTTGAATACGCTTCTTAGATCGTGTCCGATTCCGGAAAAAGAATTTCTATCGAATCTTGGTCTCTTTTTGACGCCTCAAACTCTGTCAAGAATTCTCTTCATGGATTTTTTATATCGACGGGCACTTGAAGTGCAAGGGATTTTGGTAGAGTTCGGATGCAGGTGGGGACAAAATCTTGTGCTATGGACTTCATTTCGTGGGATCTACGAACCATTCAATCGGTTGCGCAAGGTTGTTGGATTTGATACGTTTGAAGGTTTTCTTCCAGCTTCAGAAGCGGACGGAAAGCATCCGGCGGTAGTACCGCATAACTATGGAGTTACTCCAAACTACGCAAATTATTTGGATACAGTTCTCATACAACAAGAAATGGAAAGTCCACTTTCATATATGAAGAAATTTGAACTCGTAAAAGGTGATGTCCGTGCTACTGTGCCTGACTACTTCGTGCAAAACCCTGAGTCAATTATCTCACTCGCATATTTCGATATGGATCTTTATGAACCAACATTATCCTGCTTGCATGCAATCCGTGATCGTATCACCCGCGGAACAGTGCTTGGCTTCGACGAGCTGAATGAACATGCGTTTCCGGGTGAGACACTTGCGGTCAAGGAGGTGTTGGGACTTCGGAATTATGCAATTAAAAGATATCCGAATTATGTACGTGGTTCATATATAATTATTGATTAA
- a CDS encoding NAD-dependent epimerase/dehydratase family protein — translation MLKCDVLASDGKNCSLDVAIDQLENRTVLLTGASGLIGTHFLYALHYLQTVLCVNVKVIAIVNRGIPEHLTSLSNANAIQFIQGNLAKEAFVCNLPPADLIVHAATYGQPGMFMDYPEITIKLNTYVTSVLLEKMLKKNGNFLFISSSEVYSGLTTTPFSETQMGSTTPDHPRACYIEAKRCGEAVVNVYRNKGCSATSARLSLAYGPGTRRGDRRVINNFVEKALLQKEIALLDNGGAKRTYCYVSDAVNMMLRILLEGKESVYNVGGVSSVTIADLARLVGKIVNVNVIFPHHGGGGDSCAPEVVQLDIARYTSEFGEREFVGLETGVKNIIEWQKNLYSVE, via the coding sequence ATGCTAAAATGTGACGTATTAGCATCGGACGGCAAAAACTGTTCGCTTGATGTTGCAATAGATCAATTAGAGAACAGGACAGTGCTTCTTACTGGTGCATCAGGTCTCATCGGGACGCATTTCCTTTACGCTTTGCACTATCTTCAGACAGTATTGTGCGTAAACGTAAAAGTAATTGCGATTGTGAACAGAGGTATCCCTGAACACCTTACCAGCCTATCAAATGCCAATGCGATCCAATTTATCCAGGGTAATTTGGCAAAGGAAGCCTTCGTTTGCAACCTTCCACCAGCCGACCTGATCGTTCATGCAGCAACCTATGGTCAACCCGGTATGTTCATGGATTATCCGGAGATAACCATAAAACTAAACACATACGTTACCTCCGTTTTATTGGAAAAAATGCTCAAAAAAAACGGGAATTTTTTATTCATCAGCAGCAGTGAAGTGTATAGCGGTTTAACGACTACGCCGTTTTCAGAAACGCAAATGGGATCGACAACGCCTGATCATCCGCGAGCATGCTATATAGAGGCAAAACGATGCGGAGAAGCTGTGGTTAATGTGTATCGCAATAAAGGTTGTTCTGCCACATCCGCAAGATTGAGTCTGGCGTACGGACCTGGGACAAGGCGTGGAGATAGGCGAGTCATCAATAATTTTGTAGAAAAAGCCCTTTTACAAAAAGAGATCGCATTATTGGACAATGGGGGAGCCAAGCGCACGTATTGCTACGTGTCGGATGCAGTTAATATGATGTTGCGCATACTTTTGGAGGGAAAAGAATCTGTGTACAATGTCGGAGGGGTTTCGAGTGTGACAATTGCTGATCTTGCCCGGCTTGTGGGAAAAATCGTCAATGTGAATGTGATTTTCCCTCATCACGGAGGCGGCGGTGACTCATGTGCTCCAGAAGTTGTGCAACTGGACATCGCCAGATATACTTCTGAATTTGGAGAGAGAGAATTTGTAGGATTAGAAACAGGTGTGAAAAACATTATCGAATGGCAAAAAAATCTATACAGTGTGGAGTGA
- a CDS encoding transketolase, producing the protein MKRSIITMSADAGEGHIPSALSILDILWVLYDGVLHIDPIHPGNPDRDRFILSKGHGTLGLYTILAEKGFFPYADLDTFASYESAFGGHPDCNKIAGIEASTGSLGHGFPMAIGIALGLKIQKKNCKVFTLIGDGECNEGTIWESALLAAHHRLSNLCCIIDYNHSTDRALQVGDLSKKFRAFGWESAIINGHNHEEIYRALTKAHKKRPAAIIAETIKGYGCKTMENNPEWHHKSPNKEELDGILEGLS; encoded by the coding sequence ATGAAACGATCCATTATAACAATGTCAGCCGATGCCGGCGAAGGACACATCCCAAGCGCATTATCTATTCTCGATATACTTTGGGTGCTTTACGACGGAGTTCTTCATATTGATCCGATTCATCCCGGCAATCCTGATCGAGATAGGTTTATACTGAGTAAGGGTCATGGCACTCTCGGATTGTATACCATCCTTGCTGAGAAAGGCTTTTTCCCCTATGCCGATCTGGATACCTTTGCGAGCTACGAAAGTGCCTTTGGCGGGCACCCCGACTGTAATAAAATAGCTGGCATTGAAGCATCAACAGGATCCCTCGGGCACGGTTTCCCCATGGCTATCGGTATTGCCCTGGGTCTTAAGATACAGAAAAAAAATTGCAAGGTTTTTACCCTTATTGGTGACGGTGAGTGCAATGAGGGAACCATATGGGAATCTGCGCTCTTAGCAGCACACCATAGATTATCGAATTTATGTTGTATCATCGATTATAACCATTCAACCGACAGGGCATTACAAGTTGGCGATCTTTCGAAAAAATTTCGCGCCTTCGGGTGGGAAAGCGCCATTATTAATGGACATAACCATGAAGAAATATACCGTGCGCTGACGAAGGCTCATAAAAAACGGCCCGCCGCAATCATTGCCGAAACCATTAAAGGATATGGTTGCAAAACGATGGAAAATAATCCGGAATGGCATCACAAGTCACCGAACAAAGAGGAACTCGATGGAATTTTAGAGGGACTTTCATGA